A genomic segment from Rhinatrema bivittatum chromosome 19, aRhiBiv1.1, whole genome shotgun sequence encodes:
- the LOC115080924 gene encoding uncharacterized protein LOC115080924 — protein sequence MRLVLLLLFLHHFCLSSRAATLPDPGTSCPALPPFDRSHGIIQIPISDAQPPFFVEHKSTNQKDFVRIARVHGEGEHVEYYQDIQMTLEYHNRYLIMRKLGDESAGTYRVISVSGVCVAAWNLTMSDASTAPAGTSATTVSPVSGAGDDGSTKLVGLWVALGVLAAAAVVLFLVFHFCKKKLWSICRDCCRFPGQATSPSLHGSATEGEEISLPVMKEASEEGAEETAPAAESNGACCREEAMCDVSLRGLLPGVQQRPRCFSA from the exons ATGCGGCTcgtactcctcctcctcttcctccatcatTTCTGCCTCTCCTCCCGCGCCGCTACCCTCCCTGATCCTG gtACTTCATGCCCGGCACTACCTCCATTTGACAGGAGTCATGGTATCATCCAAATTCCTATCTCCGATGCACAGCCCCCGTTCTTTGTGGAGCATAAATCCACGAACCAGAAGGACTTTGTGCGGATAGCACGTGTTCATGGAGAGGGCGAACATGTGGAGTATTACCAAGATATTCAAATGACTTTAGAGTACCACAATAGGTACCTCATCATGAGGAAGCTGGGAGACGAAAGTGCTGGGACCTACAGAGTGATCAGTGTCTCCGGAGTCTGTGTGGCTGCGTGGAATTTGACGATGTCAG ATGCGAGCACTGCTCCTGCTGGGACAAGCGCCACCACTGTTTCGCCTGTGTCCG GGGCCGGGGACGACGGCAGTACAAAACTAGTTGGCCTGTGGGTTGCACTTGGtgtccttgctgctgctgctgttgtgctTTTCCTGGTCTTTCACTTCTGTAAGAAGAAGCTCTGGAGCATCTGCAGGGATTGTTGCCGTTTTCCTGGGCAGGCAACGTCTCCCTCCCTGCATGGCAGCGCGACTGAAGGCGAAGAGATCTCCCTGCCGGTGATGAAAGAGGCATCGGAGGAAGGAGCTGAGGAGACGGCGCCTGCTGCAGAGTCAAATGGCGCCTGCTGCAGGGAAGAAGCAATGTGCGACGTGAGCCTTCGTGG TCTGTTACCAGGTGTCCAACAGAGGCCCAGATGTTTCTCTGCGTAA
- the LOC115080923 gene encoding uncharacterized protein LOC115080923 isoform X1, protein MNPLLCRLLFLASLLHLCSTAVQGTSCPALPPFDMSHGIIQIPISDAQPPFFVEHKSTNQKDFVRIARVHGEGEHVEYYQDIQMTLEYHNRYLIMRKLGDESAGTYRVISDAGVCVAAWNLTMSDASTAPVGTSATTVSSVSASSEGPDASTAPVGTSATTVSSVSASPEGPDASTASAGTSATTVSSVSASPEGPGAGDDGSRKRYGLWVALGVLAAAVAAAAAAFVVFLVFRFCKKKLWSICRDCCPFPGQATSPSLHGSATEGEEISLQVMDEASEEGAEETAPAAGKKQCAT, encoded by the exons ATGAATCCTCTCCTGTGCCGTCTTCTCTTCCTGGCTTCCCTGCTGCACCTTTGCTCGACCGCTGTCCAGG gtACTTCATGCCCGGCACTACCTCCATTTGACATGAGTCATGGTATTATCCAAATTCCTATCTCCGATGCACAGCCCCCGTTCTTTGTGGAGCATAAATCCACGAACCAGAAGGACTTTGTGCGGATAGCACGTGTTCATGGAGAGGGCGAACATGTGGAGTATTACCAAGATATTCAAATGACTTTAGAGTACCACAATAGGTACCTCATCATGAGGAAGCTGGGAGACGAAAGTGCTGGGACCTACAGAGTGATCAGTGACGCCGGAGTCTGTGTGGCTGCGTGGAATTTGACGATGTCAG ATGCGAGCACTGCTCCTGTTGGGACAAGCGCCACCACTGTTTCGTCTGTGTCCGCTTCCTCTGAAGGACCGG ATGCGAGCACTGCTCCTGTTGGGACAAGCGCCACCACTGTTTCGTCTGTGTCCGCTTCCCCTGAAGGACCGG ATGCGAGCACTGCTTCTGCTGGGACAAGCGCCACCACTGTTTCGTCTGTGTCCGCTTCCCCTGAAGGACCGG GGGCCGGGGACGACGGCAGTAGAAAACGATATGGCCTGTGGGTTGCACTTGGTgtccttgctgctgctgttgctgctgctgctgctgcttttgtggTTTTCCTGGTCTTTCGCTTCTGTAAGAAGAAGCTCTGGAGCATCTGCAGGGATTGTTGCCCTTTTCCTGGGCAGGCAACGTCTCCCTCCCTGCATGGCAGCGCGACTGAAGGCGAAGAGATCTCCCTGCAGGTGATGGACGAGGCATCTGAGGAAGGAGCTGAGGAGACGGCGCCTGCTGCAGGGAAGAAGCAATGTGCGACGTGA
- the LOC115080923 gene encoding uncharacterized protein LOC115080923 isoform X2, with the protein MSHGIIQIPISDAQPPFFVEHKSTNQKDFVRIARVHGEGEHVEYYQDIQMTLEYHNRYLIMRKLGDESAGTYRVISDAGVCVAAWNLTMSDASTAPVGTSATTVSSVSASSEGPDASTAPVGTSATTVSSVSASPEGPDASTASAGTSATTVSSVSASPEGPGAGDDGSRKRYGLWVALGVLAAAVAAAAAAFVVFLVFRFCKKKLWSICRDCCPFPGQATSPSLHGSATEGEEISLQVMDEASEEGAEETAPAAGKKQCAT; encoded by the exons ATGAGTCATGGTATTATCCAAATTCCTATCTCCGATGCACAGCCCCCGTTCTTTGTGGAGCATAAATCCACGAACCAGAAGGACTTTGTGCGGATAGCACGTGTTCATGGAGAGGGCGAACATGTGGAGTATTACCAAGATATTCAAATGACTTTAGAGTACCACAATAGGTACCTCATCATGAGGAAGCTGGGAGACGAAAGTGCTGGGACCTACAGAGTGATCAGTGACGCCGGAGTCTGTGTGGCTGCGTGGAATTTGACGATGTCAG ATGCGAGCACTGCTCCTGTTGGGACAAGCGCCACCACTGTTTCGTCTGTGTCCGCTTCCTCTGAAGGACCGG ATGCGAGCACTGCTCCTGTTGGGACAAGCGCCACCACTGTTTCGTCTGTGTCCGCTTCCCCTGAAGGACCGG ATGCGAGCACTGCTTCTGCTGGGACAAGCGCCACCACTGTTTCGTCTGTGTCCGCTTCCCCTGAAGGACCGG GGGCCGGGGACGACGGCAGTAGAAAACGATATGGCCTGTGGGTTGCACTTGGTgtccttgctgctgctgttgctgctgctgctgctgcttttgtggTTTTCCTGGTCTTTCGCTTCTGTAAGAAGAAGCTCTGGAGCATCTGCAGGGATTGTTGCCCTTTTCCTGGGCAGGCAACGTCTCCCTCCCTGCATGGCAGCGCGACTGAAGGCGAAGAGATCTCCCTGCAGGTGATGGACGAGGCATCTGAGGAAGGAGCTGAGGAGACGGCGCCTGCTGCAGGGAAGAAGCAATGTGCGACGTGA